From Strigops habroptila isolate Jane chromosome 10, bStrHab1.2.pri, whole genome shotgun sequence, one genomic window encodes:
- the EPRS1 gene encoding bifunctional glutamate/proline--tRNA ligase isoform X1: protein MAPLSLTVNASSPPLGALLTVEHVKNDVEIAVEEGKETILWVSEQVSFTDVNSIARYLARVAGSAGLYGSNLLEHTEIDHWLEFSATKLAAAKQFPSAVQELNHCLSLRTYLVGNSLSLADLCVWAVLKGNNVWQEQLQQNKAPVHAKRWYGFLEAQHAFQSVGAKWASDTPKVKMATEKKADVGKFVELPGAEMGKVIVRFPPEASGYLHIGHAKAALLNQHYQVNFKGKLIMRFDDTNPEKEKEDFEKVILEDVAMLHIKPDQFTYTSDHFETIMKYAEKLIQEGKAYVDDTPAEQMKAEREQRVESKHRNNCVNKNLQMWEEMKKGTEYGQTCCLRAKIDMSSNNGCMRDPTLYRCKNQPHPRTGSTYKVYPTYDFACPIVDSIEGVTHALRTTEYHDRDEQFYWIIEALGIRKPYIWEYSRLNLNNTVLSKRKLTWFVNEGLVDGWDDPRFPTVRGVLRRGMTVEGLKQFIAAQGSSRSVVNMEWDKIWSFNKKLRAICKKVIDPVAPRYTALLKDAVVPVNIPEAQEEMKEVAKHPKNDAVGLKPVWYGSRVLIEGADAETFTEGEVVTFINWGNITITKLNRNSSGKVVSINAKLNLENKDFKKTTKITWLAETPRAPLIPTVCVNYEHLITKPVLGKDEDFKQYINRNSKQEELMLGDPCLRELKKGDIIQLQRRGFFICDQPYEPVSPYSCKDAPCILIYIPDGHTKEMPTSGSKEKTKAETAKKEATSAAKRKSAPPVGDTSAPTCAVSEGHLAIYNRVSAQGDIVRDLKAKKAAKEDIDKAVKQLLALKAEYKEKTGQEYKPGNPPVSVTEQSSKLESSGTVDSKALYDKVAEQGEVVRKLKAEKAPKGEIGAAVEVLLSLKAEYKQQTGQEYKPGSPPVVSVPPQSSSVSTLPSPCPVDSKSLYNKVAEQGDVVRKLKSEKASKEQIDEAVKILLNLKAEYKQKTGQEYKPGNPPSAPPCIPSTTFPSSVCCNNSESCSLVNGKALYDNVAEQGEVVRKLKAEKASKDEIDEAVKLLLSLKADYKEKTGQDYKPGHPPVAQGALPPSSNPVPSGPDTPEAKAMFNKVALQGDEVRKLKAEKAEKEKIDAAVKELLQLKAQYKSIAGIDYKPVAASGADEKDKKKKEKENKSEKQSKQQKQSDGPKKEALQGQSGNEFSSSGSGEGQGPKKQTRLGLEAKKEENLAEWFSQVITKAEMIEYYDVSGCYVLRPWAYAIWEAIKNFFDAEIKKLGVENCYFPIFVSQAALEKEKTHIADFAPEVAWVTRSGKTELAEPIAVRPTSETVMYPAYAKWVQSHRDLPIRLNQWCNIVRWEFKHPQPFLRTREFLWQEGHTAFATYEEAAEEVMQILDLYAQVYEDLLAVPVVKGRKTEKEKFAGGDYTTTVEAFISASGRAIQGGTSHHLGQNFSKMFEIVFEDPKKPGEKQFAYQNSWGLTTRTIGVMTMIHGDNMGLVLPPRVACVQVVIIPCGITNSLSEEDKEALLKKCNEYRSRLLGINIRVRADLRDNYSPGWKFNHWELKGVPVRVEVGPRDMKSQQFVAVRRDTGQKLTLSEHEAEDRLKQMLEDIHVNLYNRASEDLKSHMVVANTMEDFQKELDSGKIVQIPFCGEIECEDWIKKTTARDQDLEPGAPSMGAKSLCIPFQPLRELQHGARCVCGKNPAKFYTLFGRSY from the exons ATCGACCATTGGCTGGAGTTCAGTGCTACGAAGTTAGCTGCTGCCAAACAGTTTCCTTCAGCAGTCCAAGAGCTCAACCACTGTCTGTCTCTAAGAACGTACTTGGTCGGAAACTCTCTGAGTCTCGCAGACTTGTGTGTGTGGGCTGTACTAAAAG GTAATAACGTATGGCAAGAGCaattacagcaaaacaaagctcCTGTCCATGCAAAGCGATGGTATGGCTTTCTTGAGGCACAACATGCTTTTCAGTCAGTAGGAGCCAAGTGGGCTTCTGATACACCAAAGGTTAAAATG gcaacagaaaagaaagcagatgttGGGAAGTTTGTTGAACTTCCTGGTGCAGAGATGGGAAAGGTCATTGTGAGGTTTCCTCCTGAAGCAAGTGG ATACCTGCATATTGGTCATGCCAAAGCTGCTCTGCTAAATCAGCACTACCAAGTTAACTTTAAAGGAAAGCTTATTATGAGATTTGATGACACGAAtccagaaaaagagaaagaagactTTGAAAAG GTTATTCTTGAAGATGTTGCAATGCTACACATCAAACCAGATCAATTTACATATACCTCGGATCACTTTGAAACAATAATGAAATATGCTGAGAAGCTTATTCAAGAAGGGAAGGCGTATGTGGATGATACTCCTGCAgaacaaatgaaagcagagcGTGAGCAAAGAGTGGAAtctaaacacagaaataact GTGTTAACAAGAACCTACAAATgtgggaagaaatgaaaaagggaacAGAATATGGACAAACCTGTTGTCTACGAGCAAAAATAGATATGAGTAGTAACAATGGATGTATGAGGGATCCAACTCTTTATCGTTGTAAAAACCAGCCTCACCCACGTACTGGAAGTACCTACAA GGTTTATCCCACGTATGACTTCGCCTGCCCCATTGTTGACAGTATTGAAGGGGTCACACATGCACTGAGAACAACTGAATACCACGACAGAGATGAACAATTCTACTGGATCATTGAGGCACTGGGCATAAGGAAGCCATATATATGGGAGTACAGCCGGCTAAACCTCAACAACACTGTGCTCTCTAAGAGAAAGCTTACGTGGTTTGTCAACGAAGGGCTTGTGGATGGATG GGATGACCCAAGATTTCCCACTGTGCGTGGTGTCCTAAGAAGAGGCATGACAGTTGAAGGGCTAAAACAATTTATTGCTGCTCAG GGCTCCTCTCGATCTGTTGTGAATATGGAGTGGGATAAAATTTGGTCCTTTAACAAAAAG ctGCGAGCTATCTGTAAGAAG gtTATAGACCCAGTAGCACCTCGGTACACTGCTTTACTGAAAGATGCAGTGGTCCCAGTAAATATTCCTGAAGCTCAAGAAGAGATGAAGGAAGTGGCTAAACATCCAAAG AATGACGCTGTTGGGTTGAAACCTGTGTGGTATGGCTCCAGAGTCCTCATCGAGGGTGCGGATGCAGAGACCTTCACAGAGGGAGAGGTGGTTACATTCATAAATTGGGGCAACATTACCATCACCAAATTAAACAG AAATTCAAGTGGAAAAGTTGTGTCCATCAATGCCAAGTTAAACTTAGAGAATAAAGACTTCAAAAAAACAACTAAGATCACTTGGTTAGCAGAAACTCCACGTGCACCACTCATCCCAACTGTCTGTGTTAATTATGAGCATCTGATCACTAAGCCAGTTCTAGGTAAAGATGAAGATTTCAAGCAATACATCAATCGAAATAGCAAG CAAGAAGAACTGATGTTAGGTGATCCTTGCCTTAGGGAGTTAAAAAAAGGGGACATCATACAACTTCAGAGGAGAGGATTCTTTATTTGCGATCAGCCCTATGAGCCAGTGAG TCCTTACAGCTGTAAAGATGCTCCATGCATTTTGATTTACATCCCTGATGGACACACTAAGGAAATGCCAACATCTGGGTCAAAAGAGAAGACCAAAGCtgaaactgcaaagaaagag GCTACTTcagctgcaaaaagaaaatctgctccACCTGTTGGTGATACCTCTGCTCCAACTTGTGCTGTATCTGAAGGTCACCTGGCCATTTACAACAGGGTGTCTGCACAGGGTGATATAGTTCGTGACTTGAAAGCTAAGAAGGCAGCAAAGGAAGATATTGATAAAGCTGTGAAACAGTTGCTGGCCTTGAAAGCAGAATACAAAGAGAAGACAGGACAGGAGTATAAGCCTGGAAATCCTCCAGTATCTGTAACTGAACAGTCTTCAAAGCTTGAGAGCTCTGGAACCGTGGACAGTAAAGCTCTGTATGATAAAGTAGCAGAGCAAGGAGAAGTGGTCCGAAAACTGAAAGCTGAGAAAGCACCTAAG GGTGAGATAGGTGCTGCTGTGGAAGTCCTTTTATCCCTAAAGGCAGAATACAAACAACAGACAGGCCAGGAGTACAAACCTGGAAGCCCACCTGTGGTCTCTGTCCCTCCTCAGTCTTCTTCTGTTTCTACTCTTCCATCCCCATGTCCAGTAGACAGCAAATCTCTGTACAACAAAGTAGCAGAACAAGGCGACGTGGTCCGCAAGCTGAAATCAGAGAAAGCTTCAAAG GAACAAATAGATGAGGCTGTGAAAATTCTTCTAAATCTAAAAGCAGAATATAAACAAAAGACAGGTCAAGAGTACAAGCCTGGAAATCCACCTTCAGCTCCTCCTTGCATACCTTCTACTACATTTCCATCTTCTGTATGCTGCAATAACTCAGAATCCTGTAGTTTAGTGAATGGCAAAGCACTTTATGATAACGTAGCTGAACAAGGAGAAGTGGTACGCAAActcaaagcagagaaagcttCCAAG GATGAAATAGATGAAGCAGTAAAACTCCTTCTTTCTCTAAAAGCTGACTACAAGGAAAAGACTGGCCAGGACTACAAGCCAGGACATCCACCAGTAGCTCAAGGTGCTTTGCCTCCGTCATCAAACCCAGTACCCAGTGGTCCAGACACACCTGAAGCTAAAGCCATGTTTAACAAAGTAGCTCTTCAAGGAGATGAAGTTAGGaaattgaaagcagaaaaagcagaaaag gaaaagattGATGCAGCTGTTAAGGAACTTCTTCAATTGAAGGCCCAGTATAAGTCTATTGCAGGAATTGACTATAAACCAGTTGCTGCTAGTGGTGCTGATGAGAAagacaagaagaagaaagagaaagagaacaagTCTGAAAAGCAGAGTAAGCAACAGAAGCAAAGTGATGGCCcaaaaaaagaagctttgcAGGGACAGAGTGGTAATGAGTTCTCCTCAAGTGGATCAGGAGAGGGTCAAGGCCCTAAGAAACAAACCAG GCTGGGTCTAGAAgctaaaaaagaagaaaatcttgcAGAGTGGTTCTCTCAG GTGatcacaaaagcagagatgattGAATACTATGATGTCAGTGGCTGTTATGTTCTTCGTCCTTGGGCTTATGCTATTTGGGAAGCTATCAAGAACTTCTTCGATGCAGAGATCAAGAAACTTGGAGTGGAAAACTGTTACTTCCCCATATTTGTGTCCCAGGCTGCCCTAGAGAAAGAGAAGACTCATATTGCTGACTTTGCTCCTGAG GTTGCTTGGGTCACAAGATCTGGGAAAACAGAGCTGGCTGAACCCATTGCTGTACGGCCCACGAGTGAAACAG tcaTGTATCCTGCCTATGCAAAGTGGGTGCAGTCACACAGGGATCTTCCTATCAGGCTTAATCAGTGGTGTAATATTGTG CGTTGGGAGTTCAAACATCCCCAACCTTTCCTTCGCACTCGTGAGTTCCTTTGGCAAGAGGGTCACACAGCATTTGCAACgtatgaagaagcagcagaggag GTGATGCAGATACTTGATCTGTATGCTCAAGTGTACGAAGATCTCCTAGCAGTACCTGttgtgaaaggaaggaagacagagaaggaaaagttcGCTGGGGGAGATTATACAACCACTGTGGAGGCATTTATATCTGCCAGTGGAAGAGCTATCCAG GGAGGAACATCACATCATCTAGGGCAGAATTTCTCAAAGATGTTTGAGATTGTATTTGAAGATCCCaagaaaccaggagaaaaaCAGTTTGCTTACCAGAACTCCTGGGGTCTTACAACCCGAACTATTGGTGTAATGACAATGATTCATGGAGATAACATGGGATTGGTGCTCCCACCTCGAGTAGCCTGTGTTCAG GTTGTAATTATTCCCTGTGGTATCACAAATTCCCTTTCTGAAGAGGATAAAGAGGCTTTACtgaagaaatgtaatgaatatcGCAGTAGGCTGCTTGGTATTAATATCCGTGTACGGGCTGATTTAAGAGACAACTATTCACCTGGTTGGAAGTTCAACCACTGGGAACTTAAG gGTGTTCCAGTCAGGGTTGAAGTGGGACCACGAGACATGAAGAGCCAACAGTTTGTAGCTGTTAGAAGAGACACAGGACAGAAGCTGACCCTTTCTGAACATGAAGCAGAAGACAGACTGAAGCAAATGTTGGAGGACATCCATGTTAACCTTTATAACAG AGCTTCCGAGGACCTAAAAAGTCATATGGTGGTGGCCAATACTATGGAGGACTTCCAAAAAGAGCTTGATTCAGGAAAG ATTGTACAAATCCCTTTTTGTGGAGAAATTGAGTGCGAGGATTGGATCAAGAAGACAACTGCCAG GGATCAAGATCTTGAGCCTGGCGCCCCCTCCATGGGAGCAAAAAGCCTCTGCATACCTTTCCAGCCTCTCCGCGAACTACAGCATGGGGCAAGATGTGTCTGCGGCAAAAACCCTGCCAAGTTTTACACCCTGTTTGGTCGTAGTTACTAA
- the EPRS1 gene encoding bifunctional glutamate/proline--tRNA ligase isoform X3 produces the protein MAPLSLTVNASSPPLGALLTVEHVKNDVEIAVEEGKETILWVSEQVSFTDVNSIARYLARVAGSAGLYGSNLLEHTEIDHWLEFSATKLAAAKQFPSAVQELNHCLSLRTYLVGNSLSLADLCVWAVLKGNNVWQEQLQQNKAPVHAKRWYGFLEAQHAFQSVGAKWASDTPKVKMATEKKADVGKFVELPGAEMGKVIVRFPPEASGYLHIGHAKAALLNQHYQVNFKGKLIMRFDDTNPEKEKEDFEKVILEDVAMLHIKPDQFTYTSDHFETIMKYAEKLIQEGKAYVDDTPAEQMKAEREQRVESKHRNNCVNKNLQMWEEMKKGTEYGQTCCLRAKIDMSSNNGCMRDPTLYRCKNQPHPRTGSTYKVYPTYDFACPIVDSIEGVTHALRTTEYHDRDEQFYWIIEALGIRKPYIWEYSRLNLNNTVLSKRKLTWFVNEGLVDGWDDPRFPTVRGVLRRGMTVEGLKQFIAAQGSSRSVVNMEWDKIWSFNKKLRAICKKVIDPVAPRYTALLKDAVVPVNIPEAQEEMKEVAKHPKNDAVGLKPVWYGSRVLIEGADAETFTEGEVVTFINWGNITITKLNRNSSGKVVSINAKLNLENKDFKKTTKITWLAETPRAPLIPTVCVNYEHLITKPVLGKDEDFKQYINRNSKQEELMLGDPCLRELKKGDIIQLQRRGFFICDQPYEPVSPYSCKDAPCILIYIPDGHTKEMPTSGSKEKTKAETAKKEATSAAKRKSAPPVGDTSAPTCAVSEGHLAIYNRVSAQGDIVRDLKAKKAAKEDIDKAVKQLLALKAEYKEKTGQEYKPGNPPVSVTEQSSKLESSGTVDSKALYDKVAEQGEVVRKLKAEKAPKEQIDEAVKILLNLKAEYKQKTGQEYKPGNPPSAPPCIPSTTFPSSVCCNNSESCSLVNGKALYDNVAEQGEVVRKLKAEKASKDEIDEAVKLLLSLKADYKEKTGQDYKPGHPPVAQGALPPSSNPVPSGPDTPEAKAMFNKVALQGDEVRKLKAEKAEKEKIDAAVKELLQLKAQYKSIAGIDYKPVAASGADEKDKKKKEKENKSEKQSKQQKQSDGPKKEALQGQSGNEFSSSGSGEGQGPKKQTRLGLEAKKEENLAEWFSQVITKAEMIEYYDVSGCYVLRPWAYAIWEAIKNFFDAEIKKLGVENCYFPIFVSQAALEKEKTHIADFAPEVAWVTRSGKTELAEPIAVRPTSETVMYPAYAKWVQSHRDLPIRLNQWCNIVRWEFKHPQPFLRTREFLWQEGHTAFATYEEAAEEVMQILDLYAQVYEDLLAVPVVKGRKTEKEKFAGGDYTTTVEAFISASGRAIQGGTSHHLGQNFSKMFEIVFEDPKKPGEKQFAYQNSWGLTTRTIGVMTMIHGDNMGLVLPPRVACVQVVIIPCGITNSLSEEDKEALLKKCNEYRSRLLGINIRVRADLRDNYSPGWKFNHWELKGVPVRVEVGPRDMKSQQFVAVRRDTGQKLTLSEHEAEDRLKQMLEDIHVNLYNRASEDLKSHMVVANTMEDFQKELDSGKIVQIPFCGEIECEDWIKKTTARDQDLEPGAPSMGAKSLCIPFQPLRELQHGARCVCGKNPAKFYTLFGRSY, from the exons ATCGACCATTGGCTGGAGTTCAGTGCTACGAAGTTAGCTGCTGCCAAACAGTTTCCTTCAGCAGTCCAAGAGCTCAACCACTGTCTGTCTCTAAGAACGTACTTGGTCGGAAACTCTCTGAGTCTCGCAGACTTGTGTGTGTGGGCTGTACTAAAAG GTAATAACGTATGGCAAGAGCaattacagcaaaacaaagctcCTGTCCATGCAAAGCGATGGTATGGCTTTCTTGAGGCACAACATGCTTTTCAGTCAGTAGGAGCCAAGTGGGCTTCTGATACACCAAAGGTTAAAATG gcaacagaaaagaaagcagatgttGGGAAGTTTGTTGAACTTCCTGGTGCAGAGATGGGAAAGGTCATTGTGAGGTTTCCTCCTGAAGCAAGTGG ATACCTGCATATTGGTCATGCCAAAGCTGCTCTGCTAAATCAGCACTACCAAGTTAACTTTAAAGGAAAGCTTATTATGAGATTTGATGACACGAAtccagaaaaagagaaagaagactTTGAAAAG GTTATTCTTGAAGATGTTGCAATGCTACACATCAAACCAGATCAATTTACATATACCTCGGATCACTTTGAAACAATAATGAAATATGCTGAGAAGCTTATTCAAGAAGGGAAGGCGTATGTGGATGATACTCCTGCAgaacaaatgaaagcagagcGTGAGCAAAGAGTGGAAtctaaacacagaaataact GTGTTAACAAGAACCTACAAATgtgggaagaaatgaaaaagggaacAGAATATGGACAAACCTGTTGTCTACGAGCAAAAATAGATATGAGTAGTAACAATGGATGTATGAGGGATCCAACTCTTTATCGTTGTAAAAACCAGCCTCACCCACGTACTGGAAGTACCTACAA GGTTTATCCCACGTATGACTTCGCCTGCCCCATTGTTGACAGTATTGAAGGGGTCACACATGCACTGAGAACAACTGAATACCACGACAGAGATGAACAATTCTACTGGATCATTGAGGCACTGGGCATAAGGAAGCCATATATATGGGAGTACAGCCGGCTAAACCTCAACAACACTGTGCTCTCTAAGAGAAAGCTTACGTGGTTTGTCAACGAAGGGCTTGTGGATGGATG GGATGACCCAAGATTTCCCACTGTGCGTGGTGTCCTAAGAAGAGGCATGACAGTTGAAGGGCTAAAACAATTTATTGCTGCTCAG GGCTCCTCTCGATCTGTTGTGAATATGGAGTGGGATAAAATTTGGTCCTTTAACAAAAAG ctGCGAGCTATCTGTAAGAAG gtTATAGACCCAGTAGCACCTCGGTACACTGCTTTACTGAAAGATGCAGTGGTCCCAGTAAATATTCCTGAAGCTCAAGAAGAGATGAAGGAAGTGGCTAAACATCCAAAG AATGACGCTGTTGGGTTGAAACCTGTGTGGTATGGCTCCAGAGTCCTCATCGAGGGTGCGGATGCAGAGACCTTCACAGAGGGAGAGGTGGTTACATTCATAAATTGGGGCAACATTACCATCACCAAATTAAACAG AAATTCAAGTGGAAAAGTTGTGTCCATCAATGCCAAGTTAAACTTAGAGAATAAAGACTTCAAAAAAACAACTAAGATCACTTGGTTAGCAGAAACTCCACGTGCACCACTCATCCCAACTGTCTGTGTTAATTATGAGCATCTGATCACTAAGCCAGTTCTAGGTAAAGATGAAGATTTCAAGCAATACATCAATCGAAATAGCAAG CAAGAAGAACTGATGTTAGGTGATCCTTGCCTTAGGGAGTTAAAAAAAGGGGACATCATACAACTTCAGAGGAGAGGATTCTTTATTTGCGATCAGCCCTATGAGCCAGTGAG TCCTTACAGCTGTAAAGATGCTCCATGCATTTTGATTTACATCCCTGATGGACACACTAAGGAAATGCCAACATCTGGGTCAAAAGAGAAGACCAAAGCtgaaactgcaaagaaagag GCTACTTcagctgcaaaaagaaaatctgctccACCTGTTGGTGATACCTCTGCTCCAACTTGTGCTGTATCTGAAGGTCACCTGGCCATTTACAACAGGGTGTCTGCACAGGGTGATATAGTTCGTGACTTGAAAGCTAAGAAGGCAGCAAAGGAAGATATTGATAAAGCTGTGAAACAGTTGCTGGCCTTGAAAGCAGAATACAAAGAGAAGACAGGACAGGAGTATAAGCCTGGAAATCCTCCAGTATCTGTAACTGAACAGTCTTCAAAGCTTGAGAGCTCTGGAACCGTGGACAGTAAAGCTCTGTATGATAAAGTAGCAGAGCAAGGAGAAGTGGTCCGAAAACTGAAAGCTGAGAAAGCACCTAAG GAACAAATAGATGAGGCTGTGAAAATTCTTCTAAATCTAAAAGCAGAATATAAACAAAAGACAGGTCAAGAGTACAAGCCTGGAAATCCACCTTCAGCTCCTCCTTGCATACCTTCTACTACATTTCCATCTTCTGTATGCTGCAATAACTCAGAATCCTGTAGTTTAGTGAATGGCAAAGCACTTTATGATAACGTAGCTGAACAAGGAGAAGTGGTACGCAAActcaaagcagagaaagcttCCAAG GATGAAATAGATGAAGCAGTAAAACTCCTTCTTTCTCTAAAAGCTGACTACAAGGAAAAGACTGGCCAGGACTACAAGCCAGGACATCCACCAGTAGCTCAAGGTGCTTTGCCTCCGTCATCAAACCCAGTACCCAGTGGTCCAGACACACCTGAAGCTAAAGCCATGTTTAACAAAGTAGCTCTTCAAGGAGATGAAGTTAGGaaattgaaagcagaaaaagcagaaaag gaaaagattGATGCAGCTGTTAAGGAACTTCTTCAATTGAAGGCCCAGTATAAGTCTATTGCAGGAATTGACTATAAACCAGTTGCTGCTAGTGGTGCTGATGAGAAagacaagaagaagaaagagaaagagaacaagTCTGAAAAGCAGAGTAAGCAACAGAAGCAAAGTGATGGCCcaaaaaaagaagctttgcAGGGACAGAGTGGTAATGAGTTCTCCTCAAGTGGATCAGGAGAGGGTCAAGGCCCTAAGAAACAAACCAG GCTGGGTCTAGAAgctaaaaaagaagaaaatcttgcAGAGTGGTTCTCTCAG GTGatcacaaaagcagagatgattGAATACTATGATGTCAGTGGCTGTTATGTTCTTCGTCCTTGGGCTTATGCTATTTGGGAAGCTATCAAGAACTTCTTCGATGCAGAGATCAAGAAACTTGGAGTGGAAAACTGTTACTTCCCCATATTTGTGTCCCAGGCTGCCCTAGAGAAAGAGAAGACTCATATTGCTGACTTTGCTCCTGAG GTTGCTTGGGTCACAAGATCTGGGAAAACAGAGCTGGCTGAACCCATTGCTGTACGGCCCACGAGTGAAACAG tcaTGTATCCTGCCTATGCAAAGTGGGTGCAGTCACACAGGGATCTTCCTATCAGGCTTAATCAGTGGTGTAATATTGTG CGTTGGGAGTTCAAACATCCCCAACCTTTCCTTCGCACTCGTGAGTTCCTTTGGCAAGAGGGTCACACAGCATTTGCAACgtatgaagaagcagcagaggag GTGATGCAGATACTTGATCTGTATGCTCAAGTGTACGAAGATCTCCTAGCAGTACCTGttgtgaaaggaaggaagacagagaaggaaaagttcGCTGGGGGAGATTATACAACCACTGTGGAGGCATTTATATCTGCCAGTGGAAGAGCTATCCAG GGAGGAACATCACATCATCTAGGGCAGAATTTCTCAAAGATGTTTGAGATTGTATTTGAAGATCCCaagaaaccaggagaaaaaCAGTTTGCTTACCAGAACTCCTGGGGTCTTACAACCCGAACTATTGGTGTAATGACAATGATTCATGGAGATAACATGGGATTGGTGCTCCCACCTCGAGTAGCCTGTGTTCAG GTTGTAATTATTCCCTGTGGTATCACAAATTCCCTTTCTGAAGAGGATAAAGAGGCTTTACtgaagaaatgtaatgaatatcGCAGTAGGCTGCTTGGTATTAATATCCGTGTACGGGCTGATTTAAGAGACAACTATTCACCTGGTTGGAAGTTCAACCACTGGGAACTTAAG gGTGTTCCAGTCAGGGTTGAAGTGGGACCACGAGACATGAAGAGCCAACAGTTTGTAGCTGTTAGAAGAGACACAGGACAGAAGCTGACCCTTTCTGAACATGAAGCAGAAGACAGACTGAAGCAAATGTTGGAGGACATCCATGTTAACCTTTATAACAG AGCTTCCGAGGACCTAAAAAGTCATATGGTGGTGGCCAATACTATGGAGGACTTCCAAAAAGAGCTTGATTCAGGAAAG ATTGTACAAATCCCTTTTTGTGGAGAAATTGAGTGCGAGGATTGGATCAAGAAGACAACTGCCAG GGATCAAGATCTTGAGCCTGGCGCCCCCTCCATGGGAGCAAAAAGCCTCTGCATACCTTTCCAGCCTCTCCGCGAACTACAGCATGGGGCAAGATGTGTCTGCGGCAAAAACCCTGCCAAGTTTTACACCCTGTTTGGTCGTAGTTACTAA